From Sphingobium sp. RAC03, a single genomic window includes:
- a CDS encoding Maf family protein, translated as MIVLASQSASRRALLSAAQVPFEALSPGVDEEAAKEALRADGLDARALADALAELKARKVSRRVPGALVLGCDQTLSLDGGEERGVMIDKAVDRADAERILRLLSGRVHHLHSAAVIVLNGEPIWRHIERVRMTVRPLSDAFIAAYLDGDWDECRWCVGCYRIEGPGAQLFAKVEGSQFAIQGLPLLPLLDFLRVRGVLTA; from the coding sequence ATGATCGTGCTGGCATCGCAAAGCGCGAGCCGCCGCGCGCTGCTAAGCGCGGCGCAGGTGCCGTTCGAGGCGCTGTCGCCGGGCGTCGACGAGGAAGCGGCGAAGGAGGCGTTGCGCGCCGACGGGCTGGATGCGCGCGCGCTGGCCGATGCGCTGGCGGAACTCAAGGCGCGCAAAGTGTCGCGCCGGGTGCCGGGCGCGCTGGTGCTGGGATGCGACCAGACGCTGAGCCTGGATGGTGGCGAAGAACGGGGCGTGATGATCGACAAGGCCGTCGATCGCGCGGATGCCGAGCGCATATTGCGGCTCTTGTCGGGGCGAGTGCATCATCTGCACAGCGCGGCGGTGATCGTGCTGAATGGCGAGCCGATCTGGCGGCATATCGAGCGCGTGCGGATGACGGTACGGCCTTTGTCCGACGCCTTCATCGCTGCCTATCTGGACGGCGACTGGGACGAATGCCGCTGGTGCGTGGGCTGCTACAGGATTGAGGGGCCTGGCGCGCAATTGTTCGCCAAGGTCGAAGGCAGCCAGTTCGCGATCCAGGGCTTGCCGCTGTTGCCCTTGCTTGACTTTTTGCGTGTGCGGGGTGTTTTGACGGCATGA
- a CDS encoding pyruvate, water dikinase regulatory protein, translated as MARIHLHLLSDSTGETLENIAKAAIGLFENVDAIRHFWPMVRSEVHLDRIMEEISANPGLVLFTLTNHPLRKRLETRCRALGLPHVAALDSVADALSNILGQETRTRPGRKHVLDEAYFARIEAIQFTIAHDDGVGHENWEEADIVLAGVSRASKTPTSIYLANRGYKTANIPLVPESPPPRNLYSLKHPLVVGLTVGPERLIQIRRNRLLSLNQTPETAYVDNDKVQEELSFARRMFADNGWPVIDMTRRSIEEAAAAIINLFNDRELAEGDAL; from the coding sequence ATGGCGCGCATCCATCTCCACCTGCTTTCGGACTCGACCGGCGAGACGCTGGAGAATATCGCCAAGGCAGCGATCGGTCTGTTCGAAAATGTCGACGCGATCCGCCATTTCTGGCCGATGGTGCGGTCCGAAGTCCATCTCGACCGGATCATGGAGGAGATTTCCGCCAATCCGGGGCTGGTGTTGTTCACTCTGACCAACCATCCGCTGCGCAAGCGGCTAGAAACGCGCTGCCGCGCGCTCGGCCTGCCCCATGTCGCAGCGCTCGATAGCGTAGCGGATGCGCTGTCCAACATATTGGGGCAGGAAACCCGCACCCGGCCGGGGCGCAAACATGTGCTGGACGAAGCCTATTTCGCGCGGATCGAGGCGATCCAGTTCACCATCGCCCATGATGACGGGGTGGGGCATGAAAATTGGGAGGAGGCGGACATCGTGCTGGCCGGCGTGTCGCGCGCGTCCAAGACGCCGACGTCGATCTATCTCGCCAATCGCGGCTACAAGACCGCCAATATTCCGCTGGTGCCGGAATCGCCGCCGCCGCGAAACCTCTACAGCCTGAAACATCCGCTGGTCGTGGGGCTGACGGTCGGCCCCGAACGGCTGATCCAGATCCGCCGCAACCGGCTGCTCTCGCTCAACCAGACGCCCGAAACCGCCTATGTCGATAATGACAAGGTACAGGAGGAACTGTCCTTTGCCAGGCGGATGTTCGCCGACAATGGCTGGCCGGTGATCGACATGACCCGCCGATCGATCGAGGAAGCGGCGGCGGCGATCATCAACCTGTTCAATGACCGGGAATTGGCGGAAGGCGACGCTTTATGA
- the hemE gene encoding uroporphyrinogen decarboxylase encodes MLVDPKADPVAKPLLGVLRGERPAVPPMWLMRQAGRYLPEYRALRADKGGFLELVYDSPAAAEVTLQPLRRFGFDGAILFSDILIVPYAMGQDLWFETGEGPRLAPILSDTALSTLKPDYSRFEAVYETVRQVKAALDSSVTFLGFAGSPWTIATYMVAGQGSKDQGAARRLAYGDPARFAALIDAIVDATVTYLSGQIEAGVEAVQLFDSWAGSLAPLQFERWVIAPNAAIVSRLKALHPDIPIIGFPKGAGAKLADYAAGTGVDAIGVDETVDPHWANRVLPKGLPVQGNLDPLALIAGGQAVEQAVDNIRAAFADRPHIMNLGHGILPDTPIAHVEALLSYVRQEEKR; translated from the coding sequence ATGCTTGTCGACCCGAAGGCCGATCCCGTGGCCAAGCCGCTCCTTGGCGTCCTGCGGGGGGAACGCCCTGCCGTACCGCCCATGTGGCTGATGCGACAGGCCGGGCGCTATCTGCCCGAATATCGCGCGCTGCGGGCCGACAAAGGCGGTTTCCTCGAACTCGTCTATGACAGCCCAGCGGCAGCGGAAGTCACGCTTCAACCCCTGCGTCGCTTCGGCTTCGACGGCGCGATCCTGTTTTCCGACATATTGATCGTCCCCTATGCGATGGGACAGGATCTGTGGTTCGAAACCGGCGAAGGCCCGCGCCTCGCTCCGATCCTGAGCGACACCGCCCTCTCGACCCTGAAGCCCGATTATAGCCGCTTCGAGGCGGTCTATGAGACGGTGCGGCAGGTAAAGGCAGCCCTTGACTCCTCGGTGACCTTTCTAGGCTTTGCAGGCAGTCCCTGGACCATCGCCACCTATATGGTCGCAGGCCAGGGCAGCAAGGATCAGGGCGCGGCCCGCCGCCTCGCTTATGGCGATCCCGCTCGCTTTGCCGCGCTGATCGACGCGATCGTCGATGCGACCGTTACCTATCTGTCCGGCCAGATCGAGGCCGGGGTCGAAGCGGTGCAATTATTCGACAGCTGGGCCGGCAGCCTCGCCCCGCTCCAGTTCGAACGCTGGGTCATCGCGCCCAATGCCGCGATCGTCAGCCGGTTGAAGGCGCTGCATCCCGACATCCCGATCATCGGCTTTCCCAAGGGCGCAGGCGCGAAACTCGCCGATTATGCGGCGGGCACAGGTGTCGATGCGATCGGCGTCGATGAAACCGTCGATCCGCACTGGGCCAATCGCGTGTTGCCTAAGGGACTGCCGGTGCAGGGCAATCTCGATCCGCTTGCCCTCATCGCGGGCGGCCAGGCGGTCGAACAGGCCGTGGACAATATCCGCGCGGCCTTTGCAGACCGGCCCCATATCATGAACCTTGGCCATGGCATTTTGCCCGACACCCCCATTGCGCATGTCGAAGCATTGCTTAGCTATGTGCGGCAGGAGGAAAAACGCTGA
- a CDS encoding CopD family protein, giving the protein MAYLGAAYLWVKAAHLIFVIFLMAGLFMIPRFFVYHQECAVGSDEDRKWIDREQRLLKIILNPSLVLVWVLGLMLMVEIGAWSFGWFHLKLLFVLGLSGYHGWIASYAKKLARGQRTMTDRQLRLLNEVPGVAAAVIVIAVIVKPF; this is encoded by the coding sequence ATGGCCTATCTTGGTGCTGCCTATCTCTGGGTGAAGGCTGCCCATCTCATCTTCGTCATCTTCCTGATGGCGGGGCTGTTCATGATCCCGCGCTTCTTCGTCTATCATCAGGAATGCGCCGTCGGCTCGGACGAGGACCGCAAATGGATCGACCGCGAACAGCGGTTGCTCAAGATCATCCTCAATCCCTCGCTGGTACTGGTCTGGGTTCTGGGCCTGATGCTGATGGTGGAGATCGGCGCGTGGAGCTTTGGCTGGTTTCACCTCAAACTGCTCTTCGTCCTCGGCCTGTCGGGCTATCATGGCTGGATCGCCAGCTATGCCAAGAAACTCGCCAGGGGCCAGCGGACCATGACCGACCGCCAACTGCGCCTGCTCAACGAAGTCCCCGGCGTGGCTGCGGCGGTGATCGTCATCGCGGTAATCGTAAAGCCCTTCTGA
- the panC gene encoding pantoate--beta-alanine ligase yields MQTLSDLPALRAAVAALKADGKPLALVPTMGALHDGHMALVQEAKRHGRHVVVSIFVNPKQFGPAEDLDAYPRREAKDAAMLAAAGVDLLWLPPVEVMYPTGFATNVSVSGVSEGLDGAARPGHFDGVATVVTKLFNQVRPDVAIFGEKDYQQLAVIRQANSDLDIGIDIIGLPTQRAEDGLALSSRNAYLSDAERKAALALPRALGEAKRLMEKGESVESATAKAMIILENHGFGPIDYVTLCDAVTLEPMTVLDRPARLLGAAKLGKTRLIDNIAVEPI; encoded by the coding sequence GTGCAAACCCTGTCTGACCTGCCCGCCCTCCGCGCTGCCGTCGCGGCGCTGAAAGCCGACGGAAAGCCGTTGGCGCTGGTGCCGACCATGGGCGCTTTGCATGACGGACATATGGCATTGGTGCAGGAAGCCAAGCGGCATGGGCGGCATGTCGTGGTGTCGATCTTCGTCAATCCCAAGCAATTCGGACCGGCCGAGGATCTGGACGCTTATCCCCGGCGCGAGGCGAAGGATGCGGCGATGCTGGCGGCGGCGGGCGTGGACCTGCTATGGCTGCCGCCGGTCGAAGTCATGTATCCGACAGGCTTTGCCACCAATGTCAGTGTTTCGGGGGTGAGCGAAGGATTGGATGGGGCAGCGCGGCCAGGCCATTTCGATGGCGTCGCGACGGTGGTCACGAAATTGTTCAATCAGGTCCGGCCCGACGTCGCGATTTTCGGCGAAAAAGACTATCAGCAACTGGCCGTGATCCGCCAAGCGAACAGCGACCTGGACATAGGTATCGATATTATCGGTTTGCCGACCCAGCGCGCCGAGGATGGCTTGGCGCTTTCCTCACGCAATGCCTATTTGAGCGACGCCGAGCGCAAGGCCGCGCTGGCGCTGCCGCGCGCTTTGGGCGAGGCCAAGCGGCTGATGGAAAAGGGCGAGAGCGTCGAATCTGCAACCGCCAAGGCCATGATTATACTGGAAAATCATGGGTTCGGGCCGATCGACTATGTGACGCTGTGTGATGCCGTGACGTTGGAACCCATGACGGTGCTGGACCGGCCGGCCCGGTTGCTGGGGGCGGCAAAGCTGGGCAAGACGCGGCTGATCGACAATATCGCGGTGGAGCCAATTTAG
- a CDS encoding division plane positioning ATPase MipZ, which translates to MGNPTPHLIVFANEKGGTGKSTTAVHTAIALTALGHRVGMIDLDPRQRTVTRYLENRAETARRRQIDLPAPDFAVLQGDTIEALDAEVAILSQDKDFLIVDTPGRDDVFARHMAARANTLVTPMNDSFVDFDLIGQVDAESFKVRRLSFYSELIFEARKTRAKADGVSIDWVVLRNRLQHHDARNKKRVGDALMELSRRVGFRVIPGLSERVIFRELFPSGLTLLDKGHLGELGVSHIAARQELREMVSGLALPTHAGAVPVDMLGAA; encoded by the coding sequence ATGGGCAATCCAACGCCGCATCTCATCGTCTTTGCCAATGAAAAGGGCGGCACGGGCAAGTCGACCACAGCGGTCCACACAGCCATCGCCCTGACGGCGCTGGGCCATCGCGTCGGTATGATCGATCTCGATCCGCGCCAGCGCACCGTCACCCGCTATCTGGAAAACCGCGCCGAAACCGCGCGCCGCCGTCAGATCGACCTGCCCGCGCCCGATTTCGCGGTGCTGCAAGGCGACACGATCGAAGCGCTGGACGCGGAGGTCGCCATCCTCTCTCAGGACAAGGATTTCCTGATCGTCGATACGCCGGGCCGCGACGACGTATTCGCCCGCCACATGGCCGCGCGCGCCAATACGCTGGTCACGCCGATGAACGACAGTTTCGTCGATTTCGACCTGATCGGCCAGGTCGATGCCGAAAGCTTCAAGGTCCGTCGCCTCTCCTTCTATTCCGAACTTATCTTTGAAGCGCGCAAGACCAGAGCTAAGGCCGATGGCGTCTCGATCGATTGGGTGGTGCTGCGCAACCGGCTCCAGCATCATGACGCCCGCAACAAGAAGCGGGTCGGCGACGCGCTGATGGAATTGTCGCGCCGGGTCGGTTTCCGCGTCATCCCCGGCCTGTCAGAGCGCGTCATCTTCCGCGAACTCTTCCCCTCCGGCCTGACCCTGCTCGACAAGGGGCATCTGGGCGAACTGGGTGTCAGCCACATCGCCGCGCGCCAGGAACTGCGCGAAATGGTGTCGGGGCTTGCCCTGCCTACCCACGCGGGAGCGGTGCCCGTGGATATGCTCGGCGCGGCCTGA
- a CDS encoding J domain-containing protein yields the protein MGWLALLLVGLAGWLIWTGKLQRMTAKDGMALGAMLVGAVLAAKGKPVIGAPVLIGAGLFLLRRYKPRPRATPVPPQHRIDDLAQARALLGVGPDADPAAIRAAHRRLIASVHPDKGGTEALAAQINAARDLLLADRQEG from the coding sequence ATGGGCTGGCTGGCGCTGCTGCTCGTCGGCTTGGCCGGCTGGCTCATCTGGACCGGGAAGCTGCAACGCATGACTGCGAAGGATGGCATGGCGCTTGGCGCGATGCTGGTGGGGGCGGTGCTGGCGGCCAAGGGCAAGCCAGTGATCGGCGCGCCAGTGCTGATCGGCGCGGGACTGTTTCTGTTGCGCCGCTATAAACCCCGTCCTCGCGCAACACCGGTCCCACCCCAGCACCGGATCGATGATCTCGCCCAGGCCCGCGCCTTGCTGGGGGTCGGTCCCGATGCCGATCCCGCCGCCATCCGCGCGGCCCATCGCCGCCTGATCGCCTCGGTCCATCCCGACAAGGGCGGCACCGAAGCGCTGGCGGCACAGATTAACGCCGCGCGCGACCTGTTGCTGGCAGACCGGCAAGAGGGATGA
- the pgmG gene encoding phosphoglucomutase/phosphomannomutase PgmG, whose protein sequence is MSHRFDPTLLRDYDLRGTVGRTLDAADAWALGRSFGTIIARAGGSRVAVGYDGRLSSPMLEAALVDGLTASGIDVLRIGLGPTPMLYFAEMTCEVDGGIQITGSHNPGDQNGFKLVQNHAPFFGADITRLGQMAAAGDWDGGAGRVEMTAMMDRYIARLMRDFDGLAWRIGWDAGNGAAGPAVEALVQLLPGEHHRLFTQIDGNFPNHHPDPSVEANLADLRALVLDKQLDFGVAFDGDGDRIGVIDGLGRTIAGDQLLGLFADDLLERQPGARIIADVKTSQTTFDRIAARGGRPDMWKTGHSHIKSRMKQTGALLAGEMTGHLFFADDYYGYDDGLYAAIRLIRAASGAGGSITDRRSAMPVMAATPELHIPVDDRRKFAVIEEICASLAACGADMQTIDGARVTTADGWWLLRASNTQAALVARAESIDSAGLARLIAEIDSHLVASGLDRVKI, encoded by the coding sequence ATGAGCCATCGGTTCGACCCGACGCTGCTGCGCGACTATGATCTGCGCGGCACGGTGGGGCGAACGCTCGACGCTGCCGACGCCTGGGCCTTGGGCCGCAGCTTTGGCACCATCATCGCGCGGGCAGGGGGATCACGGGTCGCTGTCGGCTATGACGGGCGGCTGAGTTCCCCGATGCTGGAAGCGGCGCTTGTCGACGGGCTGACCGCAAGCGGCATCGACGTGCTGCGCATCGGTCTTGGCCCGACGCCCATGCTCTATTTCGCCGAAATGACGTGCGAGGTCGATGGCGGCATTCAGATAACCGGCAGCCATAATCCCGGCGATCAAAATGGCTTCAAGCTGGTGCAGAACCATGCGCCGTTTTTCGGGGCGGACATTACGCGGCTGGGCCAGATGGCGGCGGCGGGTGATTGGGATGGCGGGGCAGGGCGGGTTGAAATGACTGCCATGATGGACCGCTATATCGCCCGGCTGATGCGGGATTTTGACGGCCTGGCCTGGCGCATCGGCTGGGACGCGGGCAATGGCGCGGCCGGCCCAGCGGTCGAGGCGCTCGTGCAATTGCTGCCGGGTGAGCATCATCGCCTCTTCACCCAGATAGACGGCAATTTTCCCAACCATCATCCCGATCCCTCCGTGGAGGCGAACCTTGCCGATCTGCGCGCGCTCGTCCTCGACAAGCAGCTCGATTTCGGTGTGGCTTTCGATGGCGATGGCGACCGGATCGGCGTGATCGACGGGCTGGGCCGCACCATAGCGGGCGATCAGTTGCTGGGCCTGTTCGCGGACGACCTGCTCGAAAGGCAGCCCGGTGCCCGGATTATCGCGGATGTGAAGACCAGCCAGACCACATTCGATCGGATCGCGGCACGCGGTGGACGGCCCGATATGTGGAAAACCGGTCATAGCCATATCAAGTCCAGAATGAAGCAGACAGGCGCGCTGCTTGCGGGCGAGATGACCGGGCATCTGTTCTTCGCCGATGATTATTATGGCTATGACGACGGTCTCTATGCCGCGATCCGGCTTATCCGCGCCGCAAGCGGGGCAGGGGGCAGCATCACCGACCGGCGCAGCGCCATGCCCGTCATGGCCGCGACGCCCGAACTGCACATTCCCGTCGATGACAGGCGCAAATTCGCCGTGATCGAAGAGATTTGCGCGAGCTTGGCGGCTTGCGGCGCGGATATGCAAACCATCGACGGCGCGCGCGTCACCACTGCCGATGGCTGGTGGCTGCTGCGCGCCTCCAATACGCAGGCGGCACTGGTGGCCCGCGCGGAATCCATCGATTCAGCCGGATTGGCGCGACTGATCGCCGAAATCGATTCGCACTTGGTGGCGTCCGGGCTGGATCGCGTAAAAATCTGA
- a CDS encoding OmpP1/FadL family transporter, with protein sequence MSFSRRLPSFLLVAGAIAAPVPALAGGFYLQEQSPKETGRALSGGAAAGDDPSTVYFNPAAMTELSGIQTSVGGIALFAKAQQTNRGTTRTVPGTTTQVPVSGTNGGNAFESVIPIPSFYATGQVSDRLWVGLGVNAPFGLKLEYEDGYFGRYDSLYTDLKTYNIQPSAAYKLTDNLSVGGGVDVQYVKVTLTNALPQLSPLLADGHASVEGDDWSVGWNAGLFYRAGDTQFGVHYRSRMKHSLEGEQVISGLAGPLAGANGSFAATAPLTLPDIVTLSMTHRLTPQLRAMLTARWYNWSVMQAITINAANGTSVKELEYSDTYSVSAGGEYDVNDKLTLRAGTMFDRSPTNPQHLTTRVPDGDRVWLSGGATWNLSQSFALNLSYAHTFVEKANIIRPDSYFPAPATVTATTRAQTSGNADQIAASLTMRF encoded by the coding sequence ATGTCGTTCAGCCGCCGCCTCCCGTCCTTCCTGCTTGTCGCAGGTGCGATCGCCGCGCCCGTCCCGGCGCTGGCCGGGGGCTTCTACCTGCAGGAACAATCGCCCAAGGAAACCGGGCGTGCCCTGTCGGGCGGCGCGGCAGCGGGCGATGACCCCTCGACCGTCTATTTCAATCCCGCCGCGATGACCGAATTGTCAGGCATCCAGACCTCGGTCGGCGGTATCGCGCTGTTTGCCAAGGCGCAGCAGACCAATCGCGGCACCACCCGCACGGTCCCCGGCACCACGACGCAGGTGCCGGTCAGCGGCACCAACGGCGGCAATGCCTTTGAAAGCGTGATCCCCATCCCCAGCTTCTATGCCACCGGCCAAGTCAGTGACCGGCTGTGGGTGGGCCTGGGTGTCAACGCCCCGTTCGGTCTGAAGCTGGAATATGAGGATGGCTATTTCGGGCGCTATGACTCGCTCTACACCGACCTCAAAACCTATAATATCCAGCCATCGGCCGCCTATAAGCTGACCGACAATCTGTCCGTCGGTGGCGGCGTCGATGTGCAATATGTCAAGGTGACGCTGACCAACGCGCTGCCGCAACTCTCGCCGCTGCTGGCCGATGGCCACGCCTCGGTCGAAGGCGACGACTGGTCGGTCGGCTGGAATGCCGGGCTGTTCTATCGCGCGGGCGACACCCAGTTCGGCGTCCATTATCGCTCGCGCATGAAGCACAGCCTTGAGGGCGAGCAGGTGATTTCGGGCCTCGCCGGGCCGCTGGCCGGTGCCAATGGCAGCTTCGCCGCCACCGCGCCGCTGACCCTGCCCGACATCGTCACCCTATCCATGACCCACCGTCTGACGCCGCAATTGCGGGCGATGCTGACCGCGCGTTGGTATAATTGGTCGGTGATGCAGGCGATCACGATCAATGCCGCTAACGGCACATCGGTCAAGGAACTGGAATATAGCGATACCTATAGTGTTAGCGCGGGCGGCGAATATGACGTCAACGACAAGCTGACCCTGCGCGCGGGCACGATGTTCGATCGCTCGCCGACCAATCCGCAGCATCTGACCACCCGCGTCCCCGATGGCGATCGCGTCTGGCTGAGCGGCGGCGCGACCTGGAACCTCTCGCAGTCCTTCGCGCTGAACCTCAGCTACGCGCATACTTTCGTGGAAAAGGCGAACATCATCCGCCCGGACAGCTATTTCCCCGCGCCAGCCACCGTCACCGCCACGACCCGGGCGCAGACGAGCGGCAATGCCGATCAGATTGCCGCATCGCTGACGATGCGTTTTTGA
- the ispG gene encoding flavodoxin-dependent (E)-4-hydroxy-3-methylbut-2-enyl-diphosphate synthase: MSDHNPGLRPWRDIARRRSRQIMVGNVPVGGDAPVTVQTMTNTLTHDIKGTIDQIRRCEEAGVDIIRVSCPDEESTAALKQIVRAARVPIVADIHFHYKRALEAADAGAACLRINPGNIGSQARVKEVVDAAKANGCAIRIGVNAGSLEKDLLEKYGEPCPEALVESALDHIKLLQDQDFHEYKVAVKASDVFLAVAAYMQLAEAVDCPLHLGITEAGGLIGGTVKSAIGIGNLLWAGVGDTIRVSLSAEPEEEVRVGYEILKSLGIRTRGVKVISCPSCARQGFDVIRTVQALEERLQHIHTPLSLSVLGCVVNGPGEARETDIGLTGGGNGKHMVYLSGITDHTVQDEALVDHIVRLVEDKAAEIEAAKAESEMTDAGKAQAAE, encoded by the coding sequence ATGTCCGACCATAATCCCGGCCTGCGCCCCTGGCGCGATATTGCCCGTCGGCGGAGCCGACAGATCATGGTCGGCAATGTTCCGGTCGGCGGTGATGCGCCGGTCACGGTCCAGACCATGACCAACACACTGACCCACGACATCAAGGGCACGATCGACCAGATCCGCCGCTGCGAAGAAGCGGGCGTGGACATCATCCGCGTCTCCTGCCCGGACGAAGAGTCCACCGCGGCGCTCAAGCAGATCGTGCGCGCCGCCCGCGTGCCGATCGTTGCCGACATTCATTTCCACTATAAGCGCGCCCTCGAAGCGGCGGATGCCGGTGCGGCCTGCCTTCGGATCAATCCCGGCAATATCGGGTCGCAGGCACGGGTGAAGGAAGTGGTCGACGCCGCCAAGGCCAATGGCTGCGCCATCCGCATCGGCGTCAATGCGGGCAGCCTCGAAAAGGACTTGCTCGAAAAATATGGCGAACCCTGCCCCGAAGCGCTGGTCGAAAGCGCGCTCGACCATATCAAGCTGCTGCAGGACCAGGATTTTCACGAATATAAGGTCGCGGTGAAGGCAAGCGACGTATTCCTGGCGGTCGCGGCCTATATGCAACTGGCCGAAGCGGTCGATTGCCCGCTGCACCTCGGCATCACGGAAGCCGGCGGTCTAATCGGCGGGACGGTCAAGAGCGCAATCGGCATCGGCAACCTGCTGTGGGCAGGCGTCGGCGACACGATCCGCGTCTCGCTGTCGGCCGAACCCGAAGAGGAAGTCCGGGTTGGCTACGAGATCCTCAAATCGCTCGGCATCCGTACTCGCGGCGTGAAAGTCATCTCCTGCCCCAGCTGTGCGCGGCAGGGCTTCGACGTGATCCGCACCGTGCAGGCGCTGGAGGAACGGCTCCAACATATCCACACGCCTCTGTCGCTCTCCGTCCTGGGATGTGTCGTCAACGGTCCCGGCGAAGCGCGCGAAACCGATATCGGCCTGACCGGCGGCGGCAATGGCAAGCATATGGTCTATCTGTCGGGCATCACCGACCATACGGTGCAGGACGAAGCGCTGGTCGATCACATCGTCCGACTGGTGGAGGACAAGGCCGCCGAGATCGAAGCGGCCAAGGCAGAATCGGAAATGACCGACGCGGGCAAGGCGCAGGCGGCGGAATAA
- a CDS encoding AbrB/MazE/SpoVT family DNA-binding domain-containing protein, translating to MTYSGKMISGGKAVIPAELRRQLGFKDGDRIIFERQGSGILVKSYDQVLREVQADLKALIKKPFTVDDFLAERRTEAHRE from the coding sequence ATGACCTATAGCGGAAAAATGATCAGCGGCGGCAAAGCTGTCATCCCGGCCGAATTGCGTCGGCAGTTGGGCTTCAAGGATGGTGACCGCATCATATTCGAACGCCAAGGCAGCGGCATATTGGTCAAAAGCTATGACCAGGTTCTGCGCGAGGTGCAGGCCGATCTGAAAGCCCTGATAAAGAAGCCTTTCACTGTTGACGATTTTCTGGCCGAACGTCGCACTGAAGCACATCGCGAATGA
- a CDS encoding type II toxin-antitoxin system VapC family toxin, translating into MTAVLDASALLTILLDERGAEQVQPHLATGQISVVNLCETYTKLVEAGLSKDEAEAQVARLELHICPFAEDHALEAALLRPLTRHLGLSLGDRACLALARLGKLPVITADRAWAELDLGIDIIVIR; encoded by the coding sequence ATGACAGCGGTTCTTGATGCATCCGCGTTATTGACGATTTTGCTGGATGAGCGCGGAGCAGAGCAGGTGCAGCCACATCTGGCGACCGGTCAGATTTCGGTCGTCAATCTATGCGAAACCTATACGAAACTTGTAGAGGCCGGCCTGTCAAAGGACGAGGCCGAGGCTCAAGTGGCGCGATTGGAACTGCATATTTGTCCTTTCGCCGAAGACCACGCGCTTGAAGCGGCCTTGCTTCGCCCGCTGACTCGGCATTTGGGATTGTCTCTGGGAGATCGGGCCTGTTTGGCGCTTGCGCGGCTTGGTAAACTTCCGGTGATCACCGCTGATCGTGCCTGGGCCGAACTGGATTTAGGCATCGACATCATAGTGATCCGCTGA
- a CDS encoding DMT family transporter, whose amino-acid sequence MSRNHSFAIPFAVCCAGVALFAVMDAAMKGLSLGIGLYNALFWRAVAGTLLGLALMLLTRQRWPSRAVLRIHLLRGTVVALMAGLFFWAIMRMPLAEAIALSFIAPLIALYLAALLLKERIGRRAIGASLLGLVGVAVILSGRLQGRYDADALLGAGAVLASAVLFAWNLIIQRQQAQVASPIEVAFFQHLVMLGVFALGAPFLLALPPRPAVPLILLAAALAFTSLAALSWAYARAEAQRLIPVEYSAFVWAAILGWLVFDERITLPTVAGALLIVVACLIAARTKRADLAHVEAGTA is encoded by the coding sequence ATGTCACGCAATCATAGTTTCGCCATCCCCTTTGCCGTCTGCTGCGCGGGCGTGGCGTTGTTTGCCGTGATGGATGCGGCGATGAAGGGGTTGAGCCTTGGCATCGGCCTCTACAATGCGCTGTTCTGGCGGGCGGTTGCGGGCACGCTGCTCGGCCTTGCGCTCATGCTGCTCACGCGCCAGCGCTGGCCCTCGCGCGCGGTCCTGCGCATCCATTTGCTGCGCGGCACGGTGGTCGCCTTGATGGCCGGGCTGTTCTTCTGGGCGATCATGCGGATGCCACTGGCCGAAGCCATCGCCCTGTCTTTCATCGCCCCCCTGATCGCGCTCTACCTCGCCGCCCTGCTGCTCAAGGAACGGATCGGCCGCCGCGCGATCGGCGCATCGCTGCTGGGATTGGTGGGCGTAGCCGTCATCCTGTCGGGCCGGTTGCAGGGGCGTTATGATGCCGATGCGCTGCTGGGCGCGGGGGCCGTGCTGGCGTCGGCGGTACTCTTTGCCTGGAACCTCATCATCCAGCGGCAACAGGCGCAGGTCGCCTCGCCGATCGAGGTCGCCTTCTTTCAGCATCTCGTGATGCTCGGCGTCTTTGCGCTGGGCGCCCCCTTTCTGCTGGCCCTGCCACCACGCCCGGCCGTTCCGCTCATCCTGTTGGCGGCCGCTCTCGCCTTCACCTCGCTCGCCGCCCTGTCCTGGGCCTATGCGCGGGCGGAGGCGCAGCGGTTGATCCCGGTCGAATATAGCGCCTTCGTCTGGGCAGCAATCCTGGGCTGGCTGGTGTTCGACGAACGGATCACGCTGCCGACGGTGGCCGGTGCCTTGTTGATCGTGGTGGCCTGCCTTATCGCGGCGCGCACGAAACGGGCCGATCTGGCCCATGTGGAAGCGGGAACCGCATGA